Proteins from a genomic interval of Paenibacillus sp. FSL H8-0048:
- a CDS encoding oligosaccharide flippase family protein translates to MQQSSAKSLPANRVWSTFRRFTKSKDNSSAAVKTMFVSVLILLVNMLTGVLTARYLGPSGRGEQTAMVNWSQFLAFSMSFGIPSALIYNAKKNPQEAGVLYRMALLIGLTFGTIAMTVGILVLPYWLGSFSHEVVVFAQWSMILCPLIVVSQINNAAFQFRGDYKTFNWMRYLVPLLTLGAIGILILTGYMNPYTTALAYLVPSVPLFIWMTFLLLRTYKVKLRDSYLNFKRLFTYGLGSYGNDLLGQFSVYIDQIIIAGLLRPADLGLYAVAVSLSRMVNFFANSITVVLFPKASEMSKDEAVALTFKAFRISTTCTLLGAVFLMLVAPFVIPLLYGKDFNTALTVFRLLLLEVTISGGTLILAQVFMALGKPKFVSILQGVGLILVIPLLFLLVPKFGLFGAGVAMLSSAVLRFLFIILNIRYNLKVKLPRLLINAQDLQWMKTTMNSYIRKKPMDV, encoded by the coding sequence ATGCAGCAGTCAAGCGCCAAATCACTACCCGCTAACCGGGTATGGTCCACCTTCCGCAGGTTCACGAAGAGTAAGGACAATAGCTCGGCTGCTGTCAAAACGATGTTCGTCAGCGTGCTGATCCTGCTGGTCAATATGCTGACCGGCGTACTGACTGCCCGTTATCTCGGCCCGTCAGGCCGGGGGGAGCAGACAGCGATGGTGAACTGGTCGCAGTTCCTGGCCTTCAGCATGAGCTTCGGCATTCCCTCGGCGCTGATCTACAACGCCAAGAAGAATCCGCAGGAAGCCGGGGTGCTGTACCGGATGGCCCTGCTGATCGGCCTGACGTTCGGAACCATCGCCATGACGGTCGGAATACTGGTGCTGCCTTATTGGCTGGGGTCCTTCAGTCATGAGGTAGTGGTCTTCGCCCAGTGGTCGATGATTCTCTGCCCGCTGATTGTGGTGTCGCAGATCAATAACGCGGCCTTCCAGTTCAGAGGAGATTACAAGACCTTCAACTGGATGCGGTACCTGGTGCCGCTGCTGACACTGGGAGCCATCGGGATTCTGATCCTGACCGGCTATATGAATCCTTATACAACCGCACTGGCTTATCTGGTGCCATCGGTTCCGCTGTTCATCTGGATGACCTTCCTGCTGCTGCGGACCTACAAGGTTAAGCTCCGGGATTCCTATCTTAATTTCAAAAGATTGTTTACCTACGGTCTGGGCTCCTACGGGAATGACCTGCTTGGACAATTCTCAGTATACATAGACCAGATCATCATTGCCGGATTACTGAGACCGGCAGATCTGGGGCTCTATGCGGTAGCGGTCAGCCTGTCGCGTATGGTGAACTTCTTCGCGAATTCAATCACGGTGGTGCTCTTCCCGAAAGCCTCCGAGATGTCGAAGGACGAAGCGGTTGCCCTTACCTTCAAGGCTTTCCGGATCAGTACTACCTGTACTTTGCTAGGCGCAGTGTTCCTGATGCTGGTAGCGCCCTTTGTCATCCCGCTGCTCTACGGCAAGGATTTCAATACCGCGCTTACCGTGTTCCGCCTGCTGCTGCTGGAAGTGACCATCAGCGGCGGGACGCTGATTCTGGCTCAGGTGTTCATGGCGCTGGGCAAGCCGAAGTTCGTATCCATCCTGCAGGGGGTCGGCCTGATCCTGGTGATTCCGCTGCTCTTCCTGCTGGTGCCGAAGTTCGGATTGTTCGGAGCCGGGGTGGCGATGCTCTCATCAGCCGTGCTGCGGTTCCTGTTCATTATTCTCAATATCAGGTACAACCTGAAGGTCAAGCTTCCGCGGCTGCTCATTAACGCCCAGGACCTTCAGTGGATGAAGACGACGATGAATTCGTATATTCGCAAGAAACCTATGGATGTGTAG
- a CDS encoding O-antigen ligase family protein: MTLICAAALALPLAIGFASANLSASNSLQGIILAGILFPALLLSLLNPRMLIPYTLLIWAVAPELRRIADWYEGVYHSVSLLSLAPLLTGATLAIPVLREIHRIRKSSTRIMLLFSVALAYGTLIGLAKNGIGSVYDLANYIVPLLLIPFFAVTPFKPKDIDRLLYAFANIAVLVAVYGIVQYLTVPPWDAFWMRNADMMSIGTPYPLEIRVFSTLNSPGPAATFLVFALVPMILEKRWQGTLRWLGVLLVVVCLLTTLVRSAWLVLLVMLLVYIASSPSKGKWKTLLQLAFVAAALFWIVPKLPGAEGLVARMETLTSVQEDHSYNERLSLWTNMLPMVAGNPVGQGIGSVGQGTKLGNGGELGEYGNMDNGFIALLLTFGVLGALFFFGALGAVIKEIGARVTRRNELQPYARLALAAWMGAVASLISDNGFPGLKGYLIWMLIGLGLSARELTQSRKKGLPHAAVKRQITTR; the protein is encoded by the coding sequence ATGACCTTGATCTGTGCTGCGGCGCTGGCCCTGCCGCTGGCGATCGGCTTTGCCAGTGCGAACCTGAGCGCGTCGAATAGCCTGCAAGGCATCATTCTGGCAGGCATCCTTTTTCCGGCCTTGCTGCTCTCCCTGCTGAATCCGCGGATGCTCATTCCGTACACGCTGCTGATCTGGGCGGTTGCCCCGGAGCTGCGGCGGATTGCAGACTGGTACGAAGGCGTGTATCACTCCGTTTCCCTGCTTAGTCTGGCCCCGCTGCTGACCGGAGCGACCTTAGCCATTCCGGTGCTGCGGGAAATTCACCGGATTCGCAAGTCCTCCACCCGGATCATGCTGTTGTTCTCCGTCGCCCTGGCCTACGGCACATTGATCGGTCTGGCGAAGAACGGCATCGGCTCGGTATACGATCTGGCGAATTACATCGTACCGCTGCTGCTGATTCCCTTCTTCGCGGTCACGCCGTTTAAGCCGAAGGATATCGACCGGCTGCTGTACGCTTTTGCCAACATTGCCGTGCTGGTTGCGGTCTACGGGATCGTGCAGTATCTGACTGTTCCTCCCTGGGACGCCTTCTGGATGCGGAATGCCGATATGATGTCCATCGGGACTCCCTATCCGCTGGAGATCCGGGTCTTCTCGACCCTGAACTCTCCGGGTCCGGCAGCAACCTTCCTGGTCTTCGCTCTGGTGCCGATGATTCTGGAGAAAAGATGGCAGGGGACCCTGCGCTGGCTCGGTGTTCTGCTCGTAGTGGTCTGCCTGCTGACTACGCTCGTCCGGTCTGCATGGCTGGTCCTGCTGGTGATGCTGCTGGTCTACATCGCTTCCTCTCCCTCCAAGGGTAAATGGAAGACGCTGCTCCAGCTCGCCTTCGTGGCAGCCGCGCTGTTCTGGATCGTTCCGAAGCTTCCGGGAGCAGAGGGGCTGGTGGCCCGGATGGAGACCCTGACCTCCGTACAGGAGGATCATTCCTACAATGAACGCCTCAGCCTCTGGACCAACATGCTGCCGATGGTGGCAGGCAATCCGGTAGGGCAGGGGATCGGCAGTGTAGGCCAGGGCACCAAGCTTGGCAACGGCGGAGAGCTGGGGGAATACGGCAATATGGATAACGGCTTCATCGCGCTGCTGCTGACCTTCGGCGTACTGGGCGCATTGTTCTTCTTCGGGGCACTCGGCGCGGTCATCAAGGAGATCGGCGCCAGAGTCACCCGCAGGAATGAACTTCAGCCCTACGCCAGACTGGCGCTGGCGGCGTGGATGGGAGCTGTAGCCAGCCTGATATCGGATAATGGCTTTCCCGGTCTTAAGGGGTATCTGATCTGGATGCTGATCGGACTTGGCCTCAGCGCGAGGGAGCTCACTCAAAGCAGAAAGAAGGGACTACCGCATGCAGCAGTCAAGCGCCAAATCACTACCCGCTAA
- a CDS encoding WecB/TagA/CpsF family glycosyltransferase, translating into MNQVNMFDVNFDNYDFMDLLDYIDRTIQERNQSYILTCNVDHVIKLRKDKEFREVYSEAGAVVADGMPIIWASKMLGKPLKQKVSGADLFSRLGNAFEQRQYRLFFLGAAEGVAEQATKNLKAAFPGINVVGCYSPSYGFEHNEEENRHIIQMLTESQPDIVFVGVGAPKQEKWIYRHYTSYQAPVSIGVGATFDFLSGSVKRAPDFMQRTGMEWLWRLSQEPGRLWKRYLVDDAQFLVLLLKELRKRGKVKNSSTD; encoded by the coding sequence ATGAACCAAGTGAACATGTTCGATGTCAATTTCGATAACTATGACTTCATGGACCTGCTGGATTATATCGACAGAACCATTCAGGAGCGGAACCAGTCCTACATCCTGACCTGCAATGTCGATCATGTGATCAAGCTGCGCAAGGACAAAGAGTTCCGGGAAGTGTACTCTGAAGCAGGTGCCGTAGTCGCGGACGGGATGCCGATCATCTGGGCTTCCAAAATGCTCGGCAAACCGCTGAAGCAAAAGGTGTCCGGCGCGGACCTGTTCAGCCGCCTGGGCAATGCGTTCGAGCAAAGGCAATACCGGTTATTCTTCCTCGGTGCCGCCGAGGGAGTGGCGGAGCAGGCTACGAAGAATCTGAAGGCCGCCTTCCCGGGCATTAACGTAGTGGGCTGTTACTCGCCTTCCTACGGCTTCGAGCACAACGAAGAAGAGAACCGGCATATTATCCAGATGCTGACCGAGAGCCAGCCCGATATCGTGTTCGTAGGGGTAGGCGCACCGAAGCAGGAGAAGTGGATCTACCGTCACTATACCTCCTACCAGGCGCCGGTCTCCATCGGGGTGGGTGCAACCTTCGACTTCCTGTCCGGCTCAGTGAAGCGGGCACCGGATTTCATGCAGAGAACCGGCATGGAGTGGCTCTGGAGACTTAGTCAGGAGCCGGGCCGGTTATGGAAAAGATACCTTGTCGACGATGCCCAGTTCCTGGTGCTCCTGCTCAAAGAGCTGCGCAAACGGGGCAAGGTGAAGAACAGCAGTACAGATTGA
- a CDS encoding O-antigen ligase family protein, translating into MTNFEWGTKINSLPYGMLYLVTALFLGTAVIFQPVIAVAAVFFILLLVASLSRPELISYFVLLTTAVSINFLYSGSMFGIEILSLYKLVILMLLVPCILVNGLRFKLSPPLWAMLALILLTFSFSIWLPEMSTSIAVKAFIGLSLPFVLLLINWKKEVAGKQIRIITLLPLVSMLIGVVLQAANIHSLVAVEFTGAVRVQGANIPPHLAMLAFMGVAIAFIEIKRSPQYIRFNYIMLGLNFFILVITGTRGPILALVLMVLYYFYDISRAFLKGKKKYLIPLLCSLLVITAAVYMQLDNLKKRSFERTTETGIDLSGRAEAWEYFLNKASDSPLAGRGLGAVTVANDGTLYGGFVVPHNEYIRFYYDGGYVGAILLLLSLLAVFIMVYRVLLPAVKPYFLLFIAAFLIYSFTDNTLSTVQFIIPFCWYLNCLYRSSQLADSPQKEVIR; encoded by the coding sequence ATGACCAATTTTGAGTGGGGCACCAAAATCAATAGTCTGCCATACGGAATGCTCTATCTCGTAACTGCACTGTTCCTCGGAACAGCCGTCATCTTCCAGCCGGTCATCGCAGTAGCGGCCGTATTCTTCATTCTGCTGCTGGTTGCCTCCCTGTCACGCCCTGAGCTGATCAGCTATTTCGTTCTGCTGACCACGGCGGTCTCGATTAACTTCTTGTACAGCGGGAGTATGTTCGGTATTGAGATCCTGTCGCTCTACAAGCTGGTGATTCTGATGCTGCTGGTGCCGTGTATCCTGGTGAATGGCCTCAGGTTCAAGCTCAGCCCTCCCTTATGGGCGATGCTGGCCCTGATTCTGCTCACCTTCAGCTTCTCCATCTGGCTGCCGGAGATGAGCACATCGATTGCGGTCAAAGCCTTCATCGGACTGTCACTGCCCTTCGTGCTTCTGCTGATCAACTGGAAGAAGGAGGTTGCCGGGAAGCAGATCCGGATCATTACCCTGCTGCCGCTGGTCAGCATGCTGATAGGCGTGGTGCTGCAGGCTGCGAATATACATTCACTGGTAGCCGTGGAGTTCACAGGTGCGGTTCGGGTGCAGGGGGCCAATATTCCGCCTCACCTGGCGATGCTGGCCTTCATGGGAGTAGCAATCGCGTTCATCGAGATCAAGCGCAGTCCGCAGTATATCCGGTTCAATTACATCATGCTGGGGCTGAATTTCTTCATTCTGGTGATCACAGGCACGCGCGGGCCGATTCTCGCCCTGGTGCTGATGGTGCTCTATTACTTCTATGATATCTCCCGCGCTTTTCTGAAGGGGAAGAAGAAGTATCTGATCCCGCTGCTGTGCTCGCTGCTGGTCATCACCGCGGCGGTATATATGCAGCTCGACAACCTCAAGAAGCGCTCCTTCGAACGGACGACCGAGACGGGAATTGACCTGTCGGGGCGGGCGGAGGCCTGGGAGTACTTCCTGAACAAGGCGTCAGATTCGCCGCTTGCGGGACGGGGGCTTGGAGCCGTAACGGTGGCGAATGACGGAACGCTCTACGGAGGGTTCGTGGTTCCGCATAACGAATATATCCGCTTTTATTACGATGGGGGATATGTTGGTGCCATCCTGCTGCTGCTGTCCTTGCTCGCTGTGTTTATTATGGTATACAGAGTTCTTTTGCCGGCGGTCAAACCTTATTTCCTGCTCTTTATTGCAGCATTTCTGATCTATTCTTTCACGGATAACACGCTGTCGACGGTCCAATTCATCATTCCGTTCTGTTGGTACCTGAACTGCCTGTACCGATCTTCACAGCTGGCCGATTCCCCACAAAAAGAAGTGATACGATGA
- a CDS encoding glycosyltransferase gives MPMFVHGAVPEISIIICTYNRSALLVKTLHSLLPLENLHQAEIIVVDNQSTDDTAAAIKGFIETYGADMDIRYLLEPVQGLSAARNTGILASKSQLIAFLDDDAIPCRTWITTIVNTFADKPEVMAMGGKIAPIFESKRPDWLIKPFELPYTIVDLGNRIKEYPKRLHPCGANMAMRKPVFDISLFPLELGRKGDSLLSGEETWLFSQLQQEGHSILYHPEMAVDHFVPANRLTEDWIMKRYYSQGISNAMKSEGMKGHLLLLGKTGAKVIYILADSILSRSKGRKLLNKCRLESIRGTLHMIWSRKRESAAG, from the coding sequence ATGCCGATGTTCGTACACGGAGCTGTACCTGAGATTTCCATTATCATATGCACCTATAACCGGTCGGCGCTGCTGGTCAAGACTCTTCATTCGCTGCTGCCGCTGGAGAATTTGCACCAGGCCGAAATCATCGTCGTGGATAACCAGTCCACGGATGATACGGCGGCCGCCATTAAGGGGTTCATCGAGACCTATGGTGCCGATATGGATATCCGTTATCTGCTGGAGCCGGTTCAAGGGCTGTCTGCAGCCCGGAACACAGGAATTCTGGCTTCCAAATCGCAGCTCATCGCCTTCCTGGACGATGATGCGATCCCTTGCCGGACCTGGATTACAACCATTGTGAACACCTTCGCGGATAAGCCGGAGGTGATGGCGATGGGCGGCAAGATTGCTCCGATCTTCGAGAGCAAGCGTCCGGATTGGCTGATCAAGCCGTTCGAGCTTCCGTATACGATTGTCGATCTGGGGAACCGGATCAAGGAGTATCCGAAGCGGCTTCACCCTTGCGGTGCCAATATGGCGATGCGCAAGCCGGTGTTCGATATCAGCCTGTTCCCGCTGGAGCTGGGCCGCAAGGGCGATTCGCTGCTCTCGGGTGAAGAGACCTGGCTGTTCAGCCAGCTGCAGCAGGAAGGACATTCGATCCTCTATCATCCCGAGATGGCCGTGGATCATTTCGTTCCGGCGAACCGGCTGACGGAGGACTGGATCATGAAGCGGTATTACAGCCAAGGCATATCGAACGCTATGAAGAGTGAAGGGATGAAAGGGCATCTGCTGCTCTTGGGCAAGACAGGCGCTAAAGTGATTTACATCCTGGCAGATTCAATTCTATCCCGCAGTAAGGGAAGGAAGCTGCTGAATAAATGCCGGCTGGAGAGTATTCGCGGAACTCTCCATATGATTTGGAGCCGGAAGAGGGAATCCGCAGCGGGGTGA
- a CDS encoding sugar transferase, which translates to MSMQKLPEDYEAVLPKLYMLHSGEESKGMESYLVMKRIIDILFSALGLLFLLPLFAVVAVLIKLEDPKGKVFFRQNRVGKDEKLFPMYKFRSMVSNAEELKESLVAYNEVSGAMFKIKNDPRITRIGRFLRKTSIDELPQLWNVLMGHMSLVGPRPPLVEEVEQYTEYDKQRLMVTPGCTGYWQVNARNSVGFDEMVQLDLTYIHMRSTMLDLKIIVKTGLMLLGSKNAY; encoded by the coding sequence ATGAGCATGCAAAAACTGCCGGAAGACTATGAGGCCGTCCTGCCGAAACTTTACATGCTGCATTCGGGTGAAGAAAGCAAGGGAATGGAATCCTATCTGGTCATGAAGCGGATCATCGACATCTTGTTCTCTGCCTTGGGGCTGCTGTTCCTGCTTCCGCTCTTCGCAGTGGTGGCTGTCCTGATTAAGCTGGAAGATCCGAAGGGCAAGGTGTTCTTCCGCCAAAATCGGGTCGGCAAGGACGAGAAGCTGTTCCCCATGTACAAGTTCAGATCCATGGTCTCTAATGCCGAGGAGCTGAAGGAGAGTCTCGTGGCCTATAACGAAGTAAGCGGCGCGATGTTCAAGATCAAGAATGATCCCCGCATTACCCGGATTGGAAGATTCCTGCGCAAGACCAGTATTGATGAACTGCCGCAGCTCTGGAACGTGCTGATGGGGCATATGAGTCTGGTGGGTCCCCGTCCTCCGCTCGTTGAAGAGGTGGAGCAGTATACGGAATACGACAAGCAGCGGCTGATGGTAACCCCCGGCTGCACCGGCTACTGGCAGGTGAATGCCAGAAACAGCGTCGGCTTCGACGAGATGGTTCAGCTGGATCTCACGTATATCCACATGCGCAGCACGATGCTCGATCTGAAGATTATCGTCAAGACGGGCCTGATGCTGCTCGGTTCCAAGAATGCTTATTAA
- the galU gene encoding UTP--glucose-1-phosphate uridylyltransferase GalU, whose translation MKKVKKVIIPAAGLGTRFLPATKAMPKEMLPIINKPTIQYIVEEAIASGIEDIIIVTGKGKRAIEDHFDNAFELESRLLEDGKLELLKEVQRSSKVEIHYIRQKEPKGLGHAVWCARRFIGDEPFGVMLGDDIVTGQVPCLKQLIDQYEETQNSVIGVQVIPDEFTNRYGIIEPDLQDGKLYRVNNFVEKPALGTAPSNLAIMGRYVFTPKIFKYLDLQEKGAGGEIQLTDAIQKLNQSERVYAYNFDGTRYDVGERLGYILTTLEFALESEDLRYQVMDAMAEWLNKAGQTTISS comes from the coding sequence ATGAAAAAGGTAAAAAAGGTAATTATCCCGGCGGCCGGGTTAGGCACACGTTTCCTTCCGGCAACCAAGGCAATGCCCAAGGAAATGCTGCCTATTATCAACAAACCGACGATCCAGTATATCGTGGAGGAGGCCATTGCCTCCGGGATCGAAGACATCATCATTGTAACCGGTAAGGGCAAGCGGGCGATCGAGGATCATTTCGACAACGCCTTTGAGCTTGAATCCCGGCTGCTGGAGGACGGTAAGCTGGAACTGCTCAAAGAGGTGCAGCGGTCCTCCAAGGTGGAAATTCACTACATCCGGCAAAAGGAACCCAAGGGTCTCGGCCACGCCGTATGGTGTGCCAGACGGTTCATCGGCGATGAGCCGTTCGGCGTGATGCTCGGCGATGATATTGTAACCGGACAGGTCCCTTGCCTGAAGCAGCTGATCGACCAGTATGAGGAGACTCAGAACTCGGTGATCGGGGTACAGGTCATCCCGGATGAATTCACGAACCGCTACGGGATTATTGAGCCGGATCTGCAGGACGGGAAGCTCTACCGGGTGAACAACTTCGTGGAGAAGCCGGCACTTGGCACGGCACCTTCCAATCTGGCGATCATGGGCCGTTATGTATTTACCCCTAAGATCTTCAAGTATCTTGATCTTCAGGAGAAGGGTGCAGGCGGCGAGATTCAGCTGACGGATGCCATTCAGAAGCTGAACCAGAGCGAACGTGTCTACGCTTATAACTTTGACGGTACGAGATATGATGTCGGCGAGCGGCTCGGTTATATTTTGACCACACTGGAATTTGCCTTAGAGAGCGAAGATCTGCGTTATCAGGTCATGGATGCTATGGCGGAATGGCTGAATAAAGCGGGACAGACCACGATCAGCAGCTAA
- a CDS encoding CpsD/CapB family tyrosine-protein kinase, with translation MLRLNRSLIADMNPSSHVSESFRSLRTYIRQLGLLKGPGGQVLLFTSAEGGEGKTTILSNLAVSFVQDGKKVAVVDCNLRKPGLHSVFDVEGSQGLAAYLSGYEEAKDVLVYGSLANLAVIPAGVSTVSPPDLLGSERMTGLLRELKASFDLILLDSPQAVDYSDARILAPLSDGVVIVARHGRTKREALRKLKGLMEQTGVRILGIAMNQTK, from the coding sequence ATGTTACGGCTGAATAGAAGTCTAATCGCGGATATGAACCCGTCATCGCATGTGTCCGAATCCTTCCGCTCGCTGCGCACGTATATCCGCCAGCTCGGCTTGCTGAAGGGACCAGGCGGTCAGGTGCTGCTCTTCACTTCAGCAGAGGGCGGCGAAGGCAAGACCACCATTCTCTCCAATCTGGCCGTATCCTTCGTACAGGACGGCAAGAAAGTGGCAGTGGTGGATTGTAACCTGCGGAAGCCCGGCCTGCATAGTGTCTTCGATGTGGAAGGCAGCCAGGGGCTGGCAGCTTACTTAAGCGGCTACGAGGAAGCAAAGGACGTTCTGGTATACGGCAGCTTGGCGAATCTGGCAGTCATCCCTGCCGGAGTGAGTACGGTCAGTCCGCCGGATCTGCTCGGCAGCGAGAGAATGACCGGGCTACTTAGGGAGCTGAAGGCCAGCTTCGATCTCATTCTGCTGGATTCCCCGCAGGCGGTCGATTACAGCGATGCACGGATTCTGGCCCCGCTCTCGGATGGAGTGGTTATTGTCGCCAGACACGGCCGGACGAAGCGTGAAGCTCTCCGCAAGCTGAAGGGTCTCATGGAACAGACAGGTGTAAGGATTCTCGGAATAGCAATGAACCAGACCAAGTAG
- a CDS encoding YveK family protein, translating to MIAFKTNTSGRRVTVEKTILDYINLIKKKLWLIMVFVLISCATTFYVSKNFVAPVYSASGQLLVNNVVNVPESNNLNALNFSLNLIESYKEIMKSPTIMKSVIAEHPEFGLTAGQLAAKLQIKSSEKSQVINLTVEDKDYGTAATIVNAVSQTFIRSLPALMNLDNVTFLTPADPAAQPLPVNGGVTMNILISFVVSLMAAVGIILLMETLNGTLRNEKEAEFELGLPVIASIPAIRKRDFGTTDKDKARVGEGKYVTAE from the coding sequence ATGATTGCTTTCAAAACGAACACAAGCGGAAGGAGGGTTACTGTGGAAAAGACGATTTTGGATTACATTAACCTGATAAAGAAAAAATTATGGTTAATCATGGTATTTGTACTTATCTCCTGCGCCACCACCTTCTACGTCAGTAAAAACTTCGTTGCGCCCGTCTACTCCGCCTCTGGACAGCTACTGGTCAACAACGTTGTGAATGTCCCCGAGAGCAATAATCTCAACGCACTGAACTTCAGTCTTAACCTCATCGAGAGCTATAAGGAAATCATGAAGTCGCCAACCATTATGAAGAGTGTGATCGCGGAGCATCCCGAGTTCGGTCTGACGGCGGGCCAGCTGGCTGCCAAGCTGCAGATCAAATCCTCGGAGAAAAGCCAGGTGATTAATCTGACTGTGGAGGATAAGGATTACGGCACCGCAGCTACGATTGTAAACGCGGTTTCGCAGACCTTCATCCGCAGCCTGCCGGCACTGATGAACCTGGATAATGTAACTTTCCTGACTCCGGCTGATCCTGCAGCCCAGCCTCTGCCGGTCAACGGCGGGGTGACCATGAATATTCTGATTAGCTTCGTGGTGTCACTGATGGCAGCGGTCGGGATTATCCTGCTGATGGAGACGCTGAACGGTACGCTGAGAAACGAGAAGGAAGCGGAATTCGAGCTTGGCCTTCCGGTCATTGCCAGTATTCCGGCCATCCGCAAACGCGATTTCGGCACCACGGATAAAGATAAGGCAAGAGTAGGGGAGGGCAAATATGTTACGGCTGAATAG
- a CDS encoding response regulator: MKIVIVDDHPLVRRGLASVISMQSNLQFAGEATNGQEALLVIEEIQPDLVLIDLKLADESGLDIIKEARVRGFSCKFILLTSSASREDFLKAEEVLVDGYVLKEALPEELLFAIQLVHKGRKYYDPGLMEDKMRMSGSSPTDELTPKEKEVLIELGQGACNREIASRLFISEFTVKKHVSQILAKLQVADRTQAALYANAVGLTKYEMSYD; the protein is encoded by the coding sequence GTGAAAATCGTCATTGTTGATGATCACCCTTTGGTGAGAAGAGGATTGGCATCTGTGATATCGATGCAGTCCAATCTGCAGTTTGCCGGCGAAGCAACGAATGGCCAAGAAGCTCTTCTCGTCATTGAGGAGATACAGCCTGATCTTGTGCTGATTGATCTGAAGCTTGCCGATGAATCGGGCCTGGATATTATCAAGGAAGCACGCGTGCGGGGATTCTCATGCAAGTTCATCCTGCTTACGTCCTCAGCCAGCCGGGAAGATTTCCTGAAGGCGGAGGAAGTGCTGGTAGACGGTTACGTACTGAAGGAAGCTCTGCCTGAGGAATTGCTGTTTGCAATTCAACTGGTCCACAAGGGCAGGAAGTATTACGATCCTGGCCTGATGGAAGATAAGATGCGCATGAGCGGCAGCAGTCCGACGGATGAGCTTACACCCAAAGAGAAGGAAGTTCTGATCGAGCTGGGACAGGGGGCCTGCAACCGCGAGATTGCTTCACGCCTGTTCATCAGCGAATTCACCGTCAAGAAGCATGTCAGCCAGATTCTGGCGAAGCTGCAGGTGGCGGACCGGACGCAGGCGGCCTTATACGCCAATGCGGTCGGGCTTACCAAATATGAGATGTCATACGATTAA